The Terriglobus tenax genome contains a region encoding:
- a CDS encoding alpha/beta fold hydrolase: MSNFTTKDGVEIYYKDWGKGQPIVFSHGWPLSSDAWDPQMLFFGQLGYRVIAHDRRGHGRSEQTWDGNDMDTYADDLAQLIEKLDLKDAILVGHSTGGGEVAHYIGRHGSSRVAKIALVSAVPPLMLKSESNPYGVSLEALDGIRKAVMTDRSQFYVDFPTTFFAHDASGGKPTQGQRDSFWALGMAGSIKGQYDCVKQFSETDFHEDLARIDIPALVLHSEDDQVVPFKASGEKTAKLIKGAKLVTYKGFSHAMPVANADVINKDLLEFFRS, encoded by the coding sequence ATGAGCAACTTCACGACTAAAGACGGTGTTGAGATCTACTACAAGGACTGGGGCAAGGGTCAGCCGATTGTCTTCTCACACGGATGGCCTCTCAGCTCCGACGCCTGGGACCCGCAGATGTTGTTCTTCGGTCAGCTGGGCTATCGCGTCATCGCCCACGACCGCCGTGGCCACGGCCGCTCCGAACAGACCTGGGACGGCAATGATATGGACACCTACGCCGACGACCTGGCACAGCTGATTGAAAAGCTCGACCTCAAGGACGCTATCCTCGTAGGCCACTCCACCGGCGGCGGAGAGGTTGCCCACTACATCGGCCGCCATGGCTCCAGCCGGGTCGCAAAGATCGCCCTCGTCAGCGCGGTTCCCCCGCTCATGCTCAAGTCCGAGTCCAATCCCTACGGCGTTTCCCTTGAAGCTCTCGATGGCATCCGCAAAGCCGTCATGACAGACCGCTCGCAGTTCTATGTTGACTTCCCTACAACCTTCTTCGCGCATGACGCCTCCGGCGGCAAACCCACCCAGGGCCAACGCGACAGTTTCTGGGCGCTCGGCATGGCCGGCAGCATCAAGGGCCAGTACGATTGCGTAAAACAGTTCTCTGAGACCGATTTCCACGAAGACCTCGCACGCATCGATATTCCCGCTCTGGTCCTGCACAGTGAAGACGATCAGGTGGTCCCCTTCAAGGCATCCGGAGAGAAGACCGCCAAGCTCATCAAGGGAGCAAAGCTCGTCACCTACAAGGGCTTCTCGCACGCCATGCCTGTGGCCAACGCCGATGTCATCAACAAGGACCTCCTCGAGTTCTTCCGCTCGTAG
- a CDS encoding FAD-dependent oxidoreductase: MAPKTYLPADEDAYSRRELVFPSLTAEQVERSLPYGEICHFKAGETIYERGTRDVQLMIVLSGSVLMVGPSPSGGGENIITIHQAGEFTGELDLFTQREALVSARAATDTKLLRIGRRRFREYVAAETDISDLIMRAAILRRLGLVQHKQVGALVLGPGRATNTLRLEQFFSRNGYPYLLKDTETDGDAELLAGTFNLTLAELPVVISGTCVYRNPDIAVLADALGISEEVNEGDVFDVAVVGAGPAGLAASVYAASEGLSTVVIEGNAPGGQAGTSSRIENYLGFPSGISGLELATRAQTQAQKFGARLLISRNVAGVDCSSHPFRLTLEGGKTLQARSVVVATGARYRKLNVSNYSRFEMDGLHYSATAIEARLCSGEEVIVVGGGNSAGQAAMYLSGYAKHVHILIRGAELASTMSDYLVQRIDSSMHITLHPQCEITELAGEEHLREVTWTNRSTGEKTTLPVANVFVMIGADPCTEWLDGCVQLDEKGFVVTGPHCGQVDSGRYRSSMAGIFAVGDVRSGSVKRVASGVGEGSVVVADIHQYLKELQEAVVPAG, from the coding sequence ATGGCGCCAAAGACATATCTGCCGGCAGATGAAGATGCGTACAGCAGGCGGGAACTGGTTTTTCCGAGTCTTACGGCGGAGCAGGTGGAACGCAGCCTGCCCTATGGAGAGATATGCCACTTCAAAGCCGGTGAGACTATTTACGAACGCGGGACGCGCGATGTGCAACTGATGATTGTGCTGAGCGGCAGCGTGCTGATGGTGGGACCGAGTCCGAGCGGCGGCGGCGAAAACATCATCACCATTCACCAGGCAGGGGAGTTTACAGGGGAGCTGGATCTTTTTACCCAGCGCGAGGCCCTGGTGAGCGCGCGTGCAGCGACGGATACAAAGCTTCTGCGCATCGGGCGGCGGCGGTTCCGCGAGTATGTTGCGGCGGAGACCGATATTTCTGACCTGATTATGCGTGCCGCCATTCTTCGCCGTCTGGGGCTGGTGCAGCACAAGCAGGTGGGTGCGCTGGTTCTTGGACCGGGGCGTGCGACGAATACGCTGCGGCTGGAACAGTTCTTTTCCCGCAACGGGTATCCGTACCTGCTGAAGGATACAGAGACGGATGGTGACGCGGAGTTGCTTGCGGGAACGTTCAACCTGACGCTGGCGGAACTGCCGGTGGTGATTTCCGGAACATGCGTGTATCGCAATCCTGATATTGCTGTGCTGGCGGATGCGCTCGGCATCAGCGAAGAGGTGAATGAGGGCGATGTTTTTGATGTCGCGGTGGTAGGTGCCGGACCGGCGGGGCTTGCGGCGTCTGTCTACGCAGCCTCAGAGGGGCTGAGCACCGTGGTGATTGAAGGCAACGCTCCCGGAGGACAGGCGGGGACGAGTTCGCGCATTGAGAACTATCTTGGTTTTCCTTCGGGGATCTCCGGGCTGGAGCTTGCGACGCGCGCGCAGACACAGGCGCAGAAGTTTGGTGCGCGGCTGCTGATTTCGCGGAATGTTGCAGGGGTTGACTGTTCGTCGCATCCGTTCCGGTTGACGCTGGAAGGCGGCAAGACGCTGCAGGCTCGTTCGGTTGTTGTGGCCACGGGCGCTCGCTATAGGAAGCTGAATGTTTCCAATTACAGCCGGTTCGAGATGGATGGTCTTCACTACTCGGCGACGGCGATTGAGGCACGGCTGTGCTCCGGCGAAGAGGTGATTGTGGTGGGCGGCGGTAACTCCGCGGGACAGGCAGCGATGTATCTGTCAGGGTATGCGAAGCATGTGCACATCCTGATTCGGGGTGCCGAGCTTGCGTCGACGATGTCAGACTACCTGGTGCAGCGGATTGATTCGAGTATGCACATCACGTTGCATCCGCAGTGCGAGATAACGGAGCTTGCCGGGGAAGAGCATCTGCGCGAGGTGACGTGGACCAACAGGAGCACCGGTGAGAAGACGACGCTGCCTGTGGCTAATGTGTTTGTAATGATTGGCGCCGACCCCTGCACGGAGTGGCTGGATGGCTGCGTGCAGCTGGATGAGAAGGGGTTTGTTGTGACCGGGCCGCACTGCGGGCAGGTTGATAGCGGCCGATACCGGTCTTCGATGGCGGGTATTTTTGCCGTGGGCGATGTGCGGTCAGGATCGGTGAAGCGTGTGGCTTCGGGCGTAGGTGAGGGATCGGTGGTGGTGGCCGACATCCATCAGTATCTGAAGGAGCTGCAGGAAGCGGTTGTTCCGGCAGGCTGA
- a CDS encoding response regulator encodes MYKNSDQPIRIMTVDDHPVFREGIGAMLATQHDMHLIAEASTGHEAVELFRVHQPDITLMDLRLPDITGLEAIGLIRESFPNARMIVLTTYKGDVQALRAIKAGASGYLLKSMLRMYMLDTIRAVHAGHRRIPPEIAAEMAEHAADDTLTAREIQVLQQVAAGNANKMIADKLSISEDTVKAHMKSILSKLAANDRTHAVTIAIRRGFLDLQ; translated from the coding sequence ATGTATAAGAACTCTGACCAGCCAATCCGCATCATGACCGTCGACGATCATCCGGTCTTCCGCGAAGGAATTGGTGCCATGCTGGCAACTCAGCACGACATGCACCTGATCGCCGAGGCCTCCACCGGCCATGAAGCCGTGGAACTGTTCCGCGTGCATCAGCCGGACATCACGCTGATGGATCTGCGCCTCCCCGACATCACAGGGCTCGAAGCCATCGGCCTCATCCGCGAAAGCTTCCCCAACGCCCGCATGATCGTCCTCACCACCTACAAAGGCGACGTGCAGGCACTACGTGCCATCAAGGCCGGAGCCTCCGGCTACCTGCTGAAAAGCATGCTGCGCATGTACATGCTCGATACCATCCGTGCCGTGCACGCCGGCCATCGGCGCATCCCTCCGGAGATTGCCGCCGAAATGGCCGAACACGCCGCCGACGACACCCTGACCGCTCGAGAGATCCAGGTCCTGCAACAGGTAGCCGCCGGCAACGCCAACAAGATGATCGCCGACAAGCTCTCCATCAGCGAAGACACCGTCAAGGCGCACATGAAGAGCATCCTCTCCAAGCTGGCAGCTAACGATCGCACCCATGCCGTGACCATCGCCATCCGCCGCGGCTTTCTCGATCTGCAGTAA